The genomic window GCTGCACATGGAGATCACCAATTATCCGCTGCATATGATGCAGGGTTATGAGGTGTCGCTCGACGCCATCATGCTGTTCCTCGAACAGGTGGCGACCGCGCGCGACTCCAAGGAGCCGGCGCTGCAGGCCGTTTCCAAGCACCGCCGTTCGCTGCTGCCGTTTGGCGCAGTCGCCATGAAGGAAGTGCTGAGCGCGATGAAGCCCTCGGTGATTTCCTTCTCCGCGCAGGGTGTGCGCGAGGGCTATCTTTATTCACTGCTGTCGGAGTCCGAACGTCGCCTCGATCCGCTGCTTGCAGCGGCGGGCGAACTGGCGATCCTGCGTGCCCGCTCGCCGGAGCATGCGCGTGAACTGGCGGAATGGACGGGCCGGATGATGCCCTTCTTCGACGTCCAGGAAACCGAAGAAGAAAGCCGTTATCGGCAGGCGGCCTGTCTGCTCGCCGATATCAGCTGGCGCGCTCATCCCGACTATCGCGGTTTGCAGGCGCTGAACGTCATCGCCCATTCCTCTTTCGTCGGCATCAGCCACCCCGGCCGCGCCTTCATCGCGCTGACGAATTATTATCGTTTCGAGGGCCTACACGACGACGGCGCCACCGGCCCGCTGGCACAGATCGCCACGGCCCAGCTCATCGACCGCGCCAAGCTGCTCGGCGGCATGTTGCGCGTCGTCTACCTCTTCTCGGCCTCGATGCCCGGCATCGTCAGGAATCTGACCTTCCGCAGGTCGTCGAGCCCGGATTTCGACCTCGAATTCGTCGTGCCCCCGGAGTACCGCGACTTCGCCGGCGAACGCCTGGACGGCCGCCTGCAGCAGCTCTCGAGATTGACGAACAAGAGGCTGGCGTTCAGGTTCGAGTAGCCTGATTTGCGGCGCACTGTTTGCGCCGCCCCTCGTATTCCCTGCCAGAACGCCGAATTACTTCGCGTTCAAAAAACTCGCCAACTTCAAGCAGGCTGAATTCATTGTTGTCGGCCTTATCTACTGCGCGGCCGGCGGAGAAGGGCAGGTTGTTGTCGTTGCCGATGATGATGTGCGTGGCATCGACGCGATCGACGTTTTCGATCGTGACGAACGGCATGTCGTAGACGCCATCCTTGCTGCCGGCCTTCTTCTTGTTGTCGGGATCCCTGATATCAAGGAGATCGATATAGCCGATCTTGCGGACGGCCTTGCCGGAATTGGCGTCGTTGAACTCGATCTTGTAGACGCGTTTCAGTTCGGCCGGAGCTTCGAAGCAATCCGGCTTCGGCTGCTTCGGGTCGGCGCAGGCCTTGTCCTTGGTGCCGGCGCCGCTGTCGCGCTCGATGACGAGAGCGGTGGTCTCGTCGAGCATGTTGAAGTCGCCGATCGACACGCCCTTGTCCTCGAACGGATAGAGCCAGCTGCGGTCTGTCCACTTCTTGGAGGCGACGTCGAATTCGATGACGCGAACGGCGGTGTGGCCGTCGACCGATTCCATCTGGCCGTCATCCTTGTAGATGGCGCCTTCGAGCAGGCCATAGAGCTTGGAGCCGTCCTTCGACATGGCGAGGCCTTCGAAGCCGCCGGAGCGTTTCAGATTGAAGACCGGCATCTTTGCGGTCGGGTTGCCCGGCAGCTGGATCAGCGGATTGTCGGGCGAAAGCACCGGCTTGCCATCGAGCGTCGTCGGGAAGACGTCGGTCAGGCGGCCGTCGGTGTCGATCTTCAGGATGTAGGGACCGAATTCGTCGCCGAGCCAGAAGCCGTCGGCAACCGGCTGGATTGATTCGATATCGAAATCGGCGCCGGTGAGGTACCGCTTATCGGTGCCTTCGAGCACGATCGGGAACGGAGCGATCTTGTTCGGATCGGAGAGGAAGATGTTCTTGACGACCTCAGCCTTGTTGGCGGCCCAGTCGAACTTCATCTGGTGCAGGAAGAGCATGGCATCCGAAGAATTGGCCTTCGAGCCGAAACCATTATCCGTCAGCGTCCAGAAGGTGCCGTCGGCCATCGTCTTGATGCCCGAGAAACCCTGGATCGCCTGACCATCGAAGGGGAGCTTCAGATCGGTGACACGGGCGCCGTCCTTGCCGGGCACGGTGCCGAGCGCTTCGGTGCGCTTGCGGTCCGGCGTCGTAAACTTGCCGGCATGCTTGAGGAATTCAGGCGCGTCGGCCGGAGCCGGAACCATGGTGTTTGCAGGCAGTATCGCCTGGCCGGCGAGCTTGGCCTGAAACTCCTGCTGGTCGGCCGAAGCGGAGCCCGCAATCAGGATGAAAAGCGATACGGAAGCAAAAAGGACGTTCTTCATAATATCCCCCGGGAACGGATGCGAATGCCTTCCGCTTAACAGGGCTTCGGTGTCAGCGAATTGACGGTTGGGTGAAGCTTTGGTGACGGAGGGCCAAGCCGTTGCTCAGCCGTGCAGAATGACCGCGGGTGTGTTCAGCACGGTGACCGCGCGCGAGGAAAGCGCAATGACGCCGAGCGCCTGGCCGCGTCCCCTGAGGGCGTGAGTTCCGAGATCCTCACAGGAGATCTCGTCTGGAAATTCCATGCGCCCGGCAAGCTCGGCGGAAATCAGCACCGGCCGGTTCAGGCTGCGGCAGAGCGTCTCCAGCCGGGCGGTGGTGTTCACCGTGTCACCGAAATAGCTGATCTTGTGATGGTCGACGCCGACTTCGGCGGTGATGATCTCGCCACCGTGAAGGGCGGCGCGAAGCTTCGGCACCTGTCCGTAATTTTTCCGCCAACTGGCGGCATTGGCTTCGATATCGGCGAGAATGTCGAAGATGCAGCGGACGCAGCGAGCGCCCTTGATGCCGCGAGCCAGCGGCCAGGTGATGATCGCGGCATCGCCGACATAGTCGTTGATCATGCCCTTGTGGCGCCTGACGGGCTCGGCGAAGGTCGCAAACAGCGAGCTCAGCAGCTGTTGCGCTCTGAGGTCGCCGTGCTTCTCGGCAAAAGCCGTGGAATCGACGAGGTCGATGAACAGGAAGACACGCTCTTCCCTAACCGGATTGCGGTAGCGGCTGACGAGCATGCTGAGGAAAACGTCGCGGCCGAGCAGTTCCCGCACGCGCAGGATGAAGATCATCGCCGAGCAGACGGCAAGCGCATAGAGGAAAACCTCGTAAGGCATGATGACGAGATCGAGAAACGACGATGGCTTCACCATGCCGAGCGACGAGAGGAGCAGAGCGGCGCAGGCAAAGCCGATGCTCATCAGGATCTCGTAGATGACAAGCTCGGTAACGATGAAGGCAAAGGTCGGCAGCTTCTGGATACGTCTGTATAGGCCGCGAAACAGCGCCTTGCGCTCGAACGCTATGATCGGCATGCCGATGAAGAGCGCGAAGATTGCCCCGACCACGGGCGTCTGATTGGAGTAGAACATCATATCATAGGCGACGCCGCTGGCAGCCAGCACGATCGTGATCAGGATCCAGTTCTGCGTCGGAGATATTTCCCGCATGCCGCCTCTTCGCCGCGATGTTCGCTCCAGCCATTGTTTCAGCCGAGAAAAAGGCGTCAAGCGAATTTGATGTCGTCTCACAGGCTGACGGTTTCGACCTTCCTACCCACGAAGCGCAGTCCGATCTGGCCCTGGATCAGTTGCAACGCCGGTTCGCCGAAAAGATCGCGCCGCCAGCCATGCAGGGCAGCGACCTCGGCCTTCTCGCCATCGGCGGCGATCTTGTCGAGATCCTCGCTATTGGCGATCACCTTCGGCGCGACACCGTGTTTTTCCGAGATGAGCTTCAGGAGCACCTTCAAGAGCTCGACAGCAGCAGCAGCCCCTCGGGCGCCTGCGCCTGGCGCGGCACATGCGGCATGTCTGCCTTCGGAAGAGCAAGCGCCGTATTGACGGCCTCAACAACCGCACCGCCGGCGGCCGAGCGCTCCCAGCCTTTCGGAATGGTGCGCAGGCGGCCGAGCGCCTCGGAATCCTTGGGCTGCTGCTGGGCGATCTCGTAGATCGCATCGTCCTTCAGCACGCGCGAACGCGGCACGTTGCGGGCTCGGGCCTCGCGTTCACGCCAGGCGGCGACATATTTCAGGACCGCCAGCTCCTGCGGCTTGCGCAGGCGCATCTTCAGACGCTGCCAGGCGTCGTCGGGATGCATGTCGTAGGTTTCGCGCGCTTCCAGAATATCCATTTCCTCGGACAGCCAGGAGGTACGTCCTTCGCGATCGAGCTCCGCCTTCAGCGACAGGTAGACGTCGCGCAGGTGGGTCACGTCGGCCAGCGCATATTCCAGCTGCTTGTCGGAGAGTGGCCGGCGGCTCCAGTCGGTGAAGCGCGACGACTTGTCGATGTGGACGTTCTTGATACGGCTGACCAACTGATCGTAGGAGACGCTGTCGCCGAAGCCGCAGACCATTGCGGCGACCTGCGTGTCGAAGATGGGATGCGGAATGAGATTGCCGCGATTGAAGATGATTTCGATGTCCTGGCGCGCCGCATGAAAGACCTTCAACACTTTCGTGTCGGCCATCAGCTCGAAGAAGGGGGCAAGATCGATGCCCTTCGCCAGCGGATCGACAAGAACTTCCGTCGTCGGGCTCGCCATCTGGATCAGGCAGAGCTCGGGCCAGAATGTCGTCTCGCGCAGGAATTCGGTGTCGATGGTAATAAAGTCGGACTTGGCCAGCTCTTTGCAGGCGGCCGCCAAATCGGCGGTGGTTTCGATCATATCATTTCATTCGCAAGGAAAAGGTCGGTTGAACCTTCCTTCTCCTTTCGGTTCGATATGTCAATACAACAGCATACGCCTTCCAGCATTGCTGGTTAAGAATCACGTCCAAACTGTGGCAAAGCGAGCTTCAGCTCACTCTGACATAGCTCGTCATGCCCGTCTTCTGGTGCTCGATGATATGGCAATGCAGTAGCCAATCGCCGGGATTGTCGGCAACGAAGGCAAGCTGCACCTTCTCGTCCGGCTGGATCAGATAGGTATCGGTCACCAGCGGCATCACCTCCCGCGTCGAGGAGGAAATCACCGTGAAGCTCATACCGTGCAGGTGAATCGGATGCGCATGCGGCGTCGTATTTTCGAGGTTGAAGATATAGCTCTTGCCGAGCTTCAGCTCCGCCAGCGGCGCCGTCGGGTCGGGCGTATCACCCGGCCATGGCACTTTGTTGATGGCCCAGAAGCTGTAGCCGAGCGTGCCGCAGATGCTTTCGACGGCGGTATTCTCGGCGGTGGCGCTCAGCACCAGCGGGATTTGCTCGGCGGCGGAAATATCGGCCTTGCGGACCGGATTTTCGGCAAGTGGCCCGAGATCGCCGATATTGCGCTTCAGTGATGATCCGACCGCCCGCAGGCTGGCGATGACCTTTGGCGCCGTGCCGCGGATATCTTCGAGCGTCGCGACGGCGCCTTCTCCATCAGGCATGCGCACGGCAAGGTCGAGCCGCTGGCCCGGCCCAATCTGCAAGAGATCGAGCGGGAAGCGCTTGGGCACCGGATTGCCGTCGATCGCAATCACAGTGGCGTCGGCGCCTTCCATCTTCAGCGAGAAGATGCGCGTGACGTCGGTGACCGCAATGCGCAGCCGCACCAGCCCGCCGGCCGGCGCGTCATATTGTGGTTCCCGATGCCAGTTGGCGGTGCGCACCGTGCCGTAGGTGCCGCTCTTGGCAGCGTCGCGCGGCCGGAAGGGCGCAATGAACTGGCCGTCGCCGCCGAGCCGCCAGTCGCGCAGGTTGAGCACCACCTCCGCGTCGAACTCCGGATCGGCCGGATCTTCGACGACGATGACCCCGGTCATGCCGTGCCCCATCTGCGTCAGCGTATTGCAATGCGGATGATACCAGAAGGTGCCGGCATCGGGTGGCGTAAAGGCGTAATCGAAGCTGTCGCCGGTATAGACGTAAGGCTGTGTCATGAAGGGCACGCCATCCATGCGGTTGTCGATGCGAAGCCCATGCCAGTGGATCGTCGTCGGCTCGTCGAGCCCGTTTTTCAGTCGCGCCGCATAGGGGCGCCCCTTGGTCATCCTGAGAATCGGCGGCATCCCGTCATGACCCCAACTCATGATCTCCTTGGTCGGCCCCGCATCGGTCAGCATCGCCTCGGTCTTCACCGCCGTCAGCAACTGCGGCTCGGGCGCTGCCTCGGCAAGCCCGAATCGACCAGCAATGCCGATGCCGGCGCCATAGGCGCCGGCGACGGCGGATGCCTTCAACAGATTGCGGCGGGTAAGGAGAGGCATAGTGTGCTCCGCGATGAGAATGCCGTCCTTTTAAAGTTGACTGATAGTTTCATCAATACGGCAGGCGCAGCCAAACTGCCGCAGCGCGGAGATCGCAGCCTCGCCATAAAGGCGTACCAAACACCCGGCTGCGCGCGCCAAGCCTTGACAAATCGGAGCGTCCATGCGCTTTTCCGCCCGATTTTCTTGTCGGCGCTTGAGGGTCTTGGAGCCCTTGCAGCCGTCTCAGCACATCCAGGATTTGAGATCATGCATCGCTACCGCAGCCACACATGCGCCGCCCTCCGCAAGACGGATGTCGGCTCGACCGTCCGCATCGCCGGCTGGGTCCACCGCGTTCGCGACCATGGCGGCGTTCTCTTCATCGACCTTCGCGATCACTACGGCATCACCCAGGTCGTCGCCGACCCGGATAGTCCGGCCTTCAAGACGGCGGAAACCGTGCGCGGCGAATGGGTTATCCGCATCGATGGCCTCGTCAAGGCCCGCACCGAGGATACCGTCAACAAGACGATGGCGACCGGCGAGATCGAGCTCTATGCGCAGGAGATCGAAATCCTCTCCGCCGCCAAGGAATTGCCGCTGCCGGTGTTCGGCGAGCCGGAATATCCCGAAGACGTCCGCCTCAAGTATCGCTTCCTCGACCTTCGCCGCGAGACCCTGCACAAGAACATCGTCAAGCGCACCCAGGTCATCTCGGCCATGCGCCGCGAAATGGGCGGTGCGGGCTTCACCGAATATACGACGCCGATTCTGACGGCCTCTTCGCCGGAAGGCGCGCGCGACTTTCTCGTGCCGAGCCGCATCCATCCCGGCACCTTCTACGCCCTGCCGCAGGCGCCGCAGCAGTATAAGCAGTTGCTGATGGTTGCCGGCTTCGACCGCTACTTCCAGATTGCGCCGTGCTTCCGCGACGAAGACCCGCGCGCCGACCGTCTGCCAGGCGAATTCTACCAGCTCGACCTCGAAATGAGCTTCGTGACCCAGGAAGATGTCTGGAACACGATGGGCCCGCTGATGACCAAGGTGTTCGAGGAGTTTGCCGAGGGCAAGCCGGTCACCAAGGAATGGCCGCGTATCCCTTATGACGAGGCGATCCGCAAATACGGCTCCGACAAGCCTGATCTGCGCAACCCGATCGTCATGGAAGCGGTGACCGAGCATTTCGCGGGCTCCGGCTTCAAGGTCTTCGCCGGCATGATCGCTTCCAACCCGAAGGTTCAGGTCTGGGCGATCCCGGCCAAAACAGGCGGCAGCCGCGCTTTCTGCGACCGCATGAACGCCTGGGCGCAGAGCCAAGGCCAGCCGGGCCTCGGCTATATCTTCTGGCGCAAGGAGGGCGACAAGCTCGAAGGCGCCGGACCGCTTGCCAAGAACATCGGCGAGGAGCGCACCGACGCGATCCGCACCCAGCTCGGCCTCGATGACGGCGATGCCTGCTTCTTCGTCGCCGGCGAGCCGGAAAAGTTCTACAAGTTTGCGGGTGAGGCGCGCACCAAGGCTGGTGAAGAGCTGAACCTCGTCGATCGCGACCGTTTCGAACTGTGCTGGATCGTCGACTTCCCCTTCTTCGAATGGAGCGAGGAAGAAAAGAAGGTCGATTTCGCCCACAACCCGTTCTCGATGCCGCAGGGCGGCCTCGAAGCGCTGCAGAACCAAGATCCATTGACGATCAAGGCTTTCCAGTATGACGCCGTCTGCAACGGCTTCGA from Rhizobium sp. Pop5 includes these protein-coding regions:
- a CDS encoding multicopper oxidase family protein, which codes for MPLLTRRNLLKASAVAGAYGAGIGIAGRFGLAEAAPEPQLLTAVKTEAMLTDAGPTKEIMSWGHDGMPPILRMTKGRPYAARLKNGLDEPTTIHWHGLRIDNRMDGVPFMTQPYVYTGDSFDYAFTPPDAGTFWYHPHCNTLTQMGHGMTGVIVVEDPADPEFDAEVVLNLRDWRLGGDGQFIAPFRPRDAAKSGTYGTVRTANWHREPQYDAPAGGLVRLRIAVTDVTRIFSLKMEGADATVIAIDGNPVPKRFPLDLLQIGPGQRLDLAVRMPDGEGAVATLEDIRGTAPKVIASLRAVGSSLKRNIGDLGPLAENPVRKADISAAEQIPLVLSATAENTAVESICGTLGYSFWAINKVPWPGDTPDPTAPLAELKLGKSYIFNLENTTPHAHPIHLHGMSFTVISSSTREVMPLVTDTYLIQPDEKVQLAFVADNPGDWLLHCHIIEHQKTGMTSYVRVS
- the ppx gene encoding exopolyphosphatase gives rise to the protein MVESEAQGRLPGIAPVSVVDIGSNSIRLVVYEGLSRSPTILFNEKVLCGLGRGIALTGKMDEESVGRALAALHRFKALSDQARASTMYVLATAAAREASNGPDFIHQAETILQRHVRVLSGEEEAKFASLGIISGFFNPDGIAGDLGGGSLELIDIKGKEVGKGITLPLGGLRLSEYAGGSLSKARTFARKQVKTAKLLAKGEGRTFYAVGGTWRNIAKLHMEITNYPLHMMQGYEVSLDAIMLFLEQVATARDSKEPALQAVSKHRRSLLPFGAVAMKEVLSAMKPSVISFSAQGVREGYLYSLLSESERRLDPLLAAAGELAILRARSPEHARELAEWTGRMMPFFDVQETEEESRYRQAACLLADISWRAHPDYRGLQALNVIAHSSFVGISHPGRAFIALTNYYRFEGLHDDGATGPLAQIATAQLIDRAKLLGGMLRVVYLFSASMPGIVRNLTFRRSSSPDFDLEFVVPPEYRDFAGERLDGRLQQLSRLTNKRLAFRFE
- the aspS gene encoding aspartate--tRNA ligase: MHRYRSHTCAALRKTDVGSTVRIAGWVHRVRDHGGVLFIDLRDHYGITQVVADPDSPAFKTAETVRGEWVIRIDGLVKARTEDTVNKTMATGEIELYAQEIEILSAAKELPLPVFGEPEYPEDVRLKYRFLDLRRETLHKNIVKRTQVISAMRREMGGAGFTEYTTPILTASSPEGARDFLVPSRIHPGTFYALPQAPQQYKQLLMVAGFDRYFQIAPCFRDEDPRADRLPGEFYQLDLEMSFVTQEDVWNTMGPLMTKVFEEFAEGKPVTKEWPRIPYDEAIRKYGSDKPDLRNPIVMEAVTEHFAGSGFKVFAGMIASNPKVQVWAIPAKTGGSRAFCDRMNAWAQSQGQPGLGYIFWRKEGDKLEGAGPLAKNIGEERTDAIRTQLGLDDGDACFFVAGEPEKFYKFAGEARTKAGEELNLVDRDRFELCWIVDFPFFEWSEEEKKVDFAHNPFSMPQGGLEALQNQDPLTIKAFQYDAVCNGFEIASGSIRNQSPETMVAAFEKVGLSQQDVEDRFGGLYRAFQYGAPPHGGAAFGIDRIIMLLVGAKNLREISLFPMNQQAQDLLMGAPSPATPTQLRELAIRPIPPVKKD
- a CDS encoding adenylate/guanylate cyclase domain-containing protein, producing MREISPTQNWILITIVLAASGVAYDMMFYSNQTPVVGAIFALFIGMPIIAFERKALFRGLYRRIQKLPTFAFIVTELVIYEILMSIGFACAALLLSSLGMVKPSSFLDLVIMPYEVFLYALAVCSAMIFILRVRELLGRDVFLSMLVSRYRNPVREERVFLFIDLVDSTAFAEKHGDLRAQQLLSSLFATFAEPVRRHKGMINDYVGDAAIITWPLARGIKGARCVRCIFDILADIEANAASWRKNYGQVPKLRAALHGGEIITAEVGVDHHKISYFGDTVNTTARLETLCRSLNRPVLISAELAGRMEFPDEISCEDLGTHALRGRGQALGVIALSSRAVTVLNTPAVILHG